The following proteins are encoded in a genomic region of Magnolia sinica isolate HGM2019 chromosome 1, MsV1, whole genome shotgun sequence:
- the LOC131236522 gene encoding F-box/LRR-repeat protein At3g26922-like isoform X1: MENNINILEKNFEEHGCDWISELPDSLLLHILSFLHMEDVLRTSFLSRRWRYVWTSITTMDFNFGPSHERILRPIEYSTTFIDKSTSLHIGVRYFRVHFDSLELDHYPPQVSSWIHFAVDHNVEELDLAFAGEGNTFVEVEDYDERKLTPFMFNCRSLRTLSLTYVALDPPTSTSFSSLKTLYLARIILSANKIKNLTSNCPLLEDIVVKDCSSAQNLDIFVENRQLHCLTVMDSDLYHFYDDHDYDDLYIAFGNGFDDMGYMTTKIEIYAPNLLSLKLIGNKPRREYRIKNLQSLVEASIDYEEELYNGCHECYEHNINSLKGLLEDLRHVKDLKLCSWCIQLLSSRELQCLDALYMNSTSLDLMKGLSKWELPGIAHLLKSCCSLETLIQHLDKKPLLEKVDVVEIHTLESM; the protein is encoded by the exons ATGGAGAATAACATCAACATCCTAGAAAAGAATTTTGAAGAACATGGTTGTGATTGGATCAGTGAATTACCTGATTCATTGCTTCTTCACATCCTATCTTTCCTTCACATGGAGGATGTGCTCAGGACAAGCTTCTTGTCGAGAAGATGGAGATATGTATGGACATCCATCACTACGATGGATTTCAACTTCGGACCCTCTCATGAGAGGATCTTGAGACCTATCGAATACAGTACCACCTTTATCGATAAATCAACATCTCTCCATATTGGGGTTCGGTATTTTCGTGTCCATTTCGATTCTCTAGAACTAGACCACTATCCTCCGCAAGTTAGTTCATGGATCCATTTTGCAGTTGACCATAATGTGGAGGAACTTGATTTGGCCTTTGCTGGCGAAGGTAATACATTTGTAGAGGTTGAGGATTATGATGAACGTAAGTTGACTCCGTTTATGTTTAACTGTAGATCGTTAAGGACGCTATCATTGACATATGTTGCTCTCGACCCACCTACTTCCACGAGTTTTAGCTCTCTCAAAACTCTTTATCTCGCACGGATTATATTGTCTGCTAACAAGATAAAAAATTTGACTTCCAATTGTCCACTCTTGGAAGACATTGTTGTCAAAGACTGCAGCTCTGCACAGAATCTCGACATCTTTGTTGAAAATCGGCAGCTTCATTGCTTAACAGTTATGGACTCTGACCTTTATCATTTTTatgatgatcatgattatgatgaCCTTTACATTGCTTTTGGAAATGGTTTTGATGATATGGGATATATGACTACTAAGATTGAGATTTATGCCCCAAATCTGTTGTCCTTGAAATTAATTGGGAACAAGCCGCGGAGAGAGTATCGTATAAAGAACTTACAGTCTCTTGTCGAGGCCAGCATTGATTATGAGGAAGAACTTTATAATGGTTGCCATGAGTGCTATGAACACAACATCAATTCATTGAAGGGACTTCTTGAAGATCTTCGACATGTTAAAGACCTTAAATTATGTAGTTGGTGTATTCAG CTTCTATCTTCAAGGGAGTTACAATGTCTAGATGCTTTATACATGAATTCCACAAGTTTGGATCTGATGAAAGGATTGAGTAAATGGGAGCTCCCAGGGATTGCCCACTTGCTAAAGAGTTGTTGTTCCCTTGAGACTCTTATTCAACATTTGGACAAGAAACCTCTATTGGAG AAGGTTGATGTGGTGGAGATTCATACGCTTGAAAGCATGTAA
- the LOC131236522 gene encoding F-box/LRR-repeat protein At3g26922-like isoform X2 yields the protein MENNINILEKNFEEHGCDWISELPDSLLLHILSFLHMEDVLRTSFLSRRWRYVWTSITTMDFNFGPSHERILRPIEYSTTFIDKSTSLHIGVRYFRVHFDSLELDHYPPQVSSWIHFAVDHNVEELDLAFAGEGNTFVEVEDYDERKLTPFMFNCRSLRTLSLTYVALDPPTSTSFSSLKTLYLARIILSANKIKNLTSNCPLLEDIVVKDCSSAQNLDIFVENRQLHCLTVMDSDLYHFYDDHDYDDLYIAFGNGFDDMGYMTTKIEIYAPNLLSLKLIGNKPRREYRIKNLQSLVEASIDYEEELYNGCHECYEHNINSLKGLLEDLRHVKDLKLCSWCIQLLSSRELQCLDALYMNSTSLDLMKGLSKWELPGIAHLLKSCCSLETLIQHLDKKPLLEG from the exons ATGGAGAATAACATCAACATCCTAGAAAAGAATTTTGAAGAACATGGTTGTGATTGGATCAGTGAATTACCTGATTCATTGCTTCTTCACATCCTATCTTTCCTTCACATGGAGGATGTGCTCAGGACAAGCTTCTTGTCGAGAAGATGGAGATATGTATGGACATCCATCACTACGATGGATTTCAACTTCGGACCCTCTCATGAGAGGATCTTGAGACCTATCGAATACAGTACCACCTTTATCGATAAATCAACATCTCTCCATATTGGGGTTCGGTATTTTCGTGTCCATTTCGATTCTCTAGAACTAGACCACTATCCTCCGCAAGTTAGTTCATGGATCCATTTTGCAGTTGACCATAATGTGGAGGAACTTGATTTGGCCTTTGCTGGCGAAGGTAATACATTTGTAGAGGTTGAGGATTATGATGAACGTAAGTTGACTCCGTTTATGTTTAACTGTAGATCGTTAAGGACGCTATCATTGACATATGTTGCTCTCGACCCACCTACTTCCACGAGTTTTAGCTCTCTCAAAACTCTTTATCTCGCACGGATTATATTGTCTGCTAACAAGATAAAAAATTTGACTTCCAATTGTCCACTCTTGGAAGACATTGTTGTCAAAGACTGCAGCTCTGCACAGAATCTCGACATCTTTGTTGAAAATCGGCAGCTTCATTGCTTAACAGTTATGGACTCTGACCTTTATCATTTTTatgatgatcatgattatgatgaCCTTTACATTGCTTTTGGAAATGGTTTTGATGATATGGGATATATGACTACTAAGATTGAGATTTATGCCCCAAATCTGTTGTCCTTGAAATTAATTGGGAACAAGCCGCGGAGAGAGTATCGTATAAAGAACTTACAGTCTCTTGTCGAGGCCAGCATTGATTATGAGGAAGAACTTTATAATGGTTGCCATGAGTGCTATGAACACAACATCAATTCATTGAAGGGACTTCTTGAAGATCTTCGACATGTTAAAGACCTTAAATTATGTAGTTGGTGTATTCAG CTTCTATCTTCAAGGGAGTTACAATGTCTAGATGCTTTATACATGAATTCCACAAGTTTGGATCTGATGAAAGGATTGAGTAAATGGGAGCTCCCAGGGATTGCCCACTTGCTAAAGAGTTGTTGTTCCCTTGAGACTCTTATTCAACATTTGGACAAGAAACCTCTATTGGAG GGATAA